From Pseudoalteromonas rubra, one genomic window encodes:
- a CDS encoding response regulator produces MALQRILAVDDEPFNLEIIEEILEDLGFELLTVTSGQQCLDVIEDFAPQVVLLDVSMPQMNGYEVCKQIKANLETQNIIVMFVSARGSVEERMEGYAVGAEDYIVKPFGHNELKAKLLNLGQMLLERDILEQQVEDATSTAFNAMATSSEMGFIVSYIEQIGAIDDIQALAKALIQCLSNFGLSCNIEFRVDEQRHHFATAGLCSPIVVELFEILRSKGRLHEFTSRILVNYNLVSVLILNMPSEDADKHGRLRDHICFITSVTEQQLLAILTRKQLLSQQAELNDAISMIHSKFTGLLALLNNNRSQNESIFRRLQEVFEQRIPSMGLDEDQEVFIYQHVDEAIQGSIAREEAIMQVRDAFAEIESDLSLLSSPAKHPE; encoded by the coding sequence ATGATGAACCTTTCAACCTTGAAATCATTGAAGAAATACTCGAAGACCTCGGTTTTGAATTACTGACTGTAACCAGCGGGCAGCAGTGCCTGGATGTTATTGAGGATTTTGCGCCTCAGGTCGTATTACTGGATGTCAGCATGCCGCAGATGAATGGATATGAAGTGTGTAAACAGATTAAAGCCAATCTGGAGACGCAGAATATCATCGTGATGTTTGTGTCGGCACGAGGATCGGTTGAAGAGCGCATGGAAGGCTACGCGGTTGGCGCGGAGGATTACATCGTTAAGCCTTTTGGCCATAATGAGCTGAAAGCTAAATTGCTTAATTTAGGACAGATGTTGCTGGAACGCGATATCCTGGAGCAGCAGGTAGAAGACGCAACTTCTACGGCGTTCAATGCCATGGCGACCAGCAGTGAAATGGGATTTATCGTCAGTTACATTGAACAGATCGGTGCCATTGATGATATTCAGGCGTTAGCAAAGGCGTTGATACAGTGCCTCAGCAATTTCGGATTAAGCTGCAATATTGAGTTTCGGGTCGATGAGCAGCGCCATCATTTTGCCACTGCGGGATTGTGTTCCCCAATTGTAGTGGAGTTGTTTGAAATATTACGTTCGAAGGGCCGCTTGCATGAGTTTACCAGCCGGATCCTGGTGAACTACAATTTGGTGAGTGTGTTGATCCTGAATATGCCCTCAGAAGATGCGGATAAACATGGCCGGCTCAGAGATCATATTTGCTTTATCACCAGTGTCACTGAGCAGCAATTGCTGGCGATTTTGACGCGCAAGCAGCTGCTGTCTCAGCAAGCGGAGCTCAATGATGCCATTTCTATGATCCACAGTAAGTTCACCGGATTGCTGGCTCTGCTTAACAACAATCGCTCTCAGAATGAATCCATCTTTCGCCGCCTTCAGGAGGTGTTTGAGCAGCGGATCCCATCAATGGGGTTGGATGAGGATCAGGAAGTATTTATTTATCAGCATGTCGACGAAGCCATTCAGGGCTCAATTGCCCGGGAAGAGGCCATCATGCAGGTGCGCGATGCATTTGCTGAAATTGAAAGCGATTTGTCATTACTCAGCTCTCCAGCAAAGCACCCAGAATAG